A genomic stretch from Octopus bimaculoides isolate UCB-OBI-ISO-001 chromosome 15, ASM119413v2, whole genome shotgun sequence includes:
- the LOC106874647 gene encoding heart- and neural crest derivatives-expressed protein 1, which translates to MMDFETAYPIGLYQEDRDPYQTMHSQSIDANPVYHLRDTSIDSTPSGSYNSLNEGPNAQTNRNLPWSIFDNAVSSQYATTGYYTTLTEPNDLQIQQQQQTSLQQNTHQHHSHHQRDHHHHHHQPQQQQQQQSHVTPLTELHHQGQYTYNLQHHTSLQNAEIDLSATSFPVEVCHSPSKYNSLSIFHRPGRTRIRQMSKSTDSSREGATERERTRMHMLNDAFDDLRRVVPKSNLSEHQKLSKIATLRLAIHYISALASILKSTGADIKLIKDTTSIDGRGRRRTGRKRKLSYNVDTKT; encoded by the coding sequence ATGATGGATTTTGAAACAGCTTACCCTATTGGTTTATACCAAGAAGATAGGGATCCGTACCAAACAATGCATTCTCAATCTATAGATGCAAATCCAGTTTATCACCTACGAGATACATCAATTGATTCTACCCCGTCTGGGTCATACAATTCGCTGAATGAAGGACCAAATGCCCAAACTAACAGAAATTTACCCTGGAGTATATTTGACAATGCAGTGTCTTCGCAATATGCTACAACTGGATATTATACGACACTCACTGAACCTAATGATTTGCaaatacagcagcagcaacaaacatCATTGCAGCAAAATACTCATCAACATCATAGTCACCACCAacgtgaccatcatcatcatcatcatcaaccacagcagcagcaacaacaacaatctcacgTAACGCCATTGACCGAACTACATCACCAAGGCCAATACACATATAATTTGCAACATCACACATCTCTTCAAAATGCTGAGATTGATTTATCAGCAACATCGTTTCCAGTAGAAGTTTGCCATAGTCCTTCCAAATACAACAGTTTATCGATTTTCCATCGACCAGGAAGAACGCGTATTAGACAAATGTCCAAGTCTACTGACAGCAGTCGTGAGGGAGCCACGGAACGGGAACGAACCCGAATGCATATGCTTAACGACGCCTTCGATGATCTTCGACGTGTTGTTCCTAAGTCGAATCTAAGTGAACATCAAAAGCTATCAAAGATAGCTACTCTCCGATTAGCAATTCATTATATATCAGCATTGGCTAGTATATTAAAGAGTACTGGTGCCGACATCAAGTTGATAAAAGACACCACCTCAATCGATGGTCGAGGACGTCGCCGaactggaagaaagagaaaactttCATATAATGTCGATACAAAAACTTAA